Proteins from one Cicer arietinum cultivar CDC Frontier isolate Library 1 chromosome 3, Cicar.CDCFrontier_v2.0, whole genome shotgun sequence genomic window:
- the LOC101515734 gene encoding putative UPF0481 protein At3g02645 produces the protein MSYDFKTNFDELEWVIKIRDILNKELDDNEELFVSIFNVPKSLMASDPDSYIPQQVAIGPYHFWHQELYEMERYKIDSAKRFQNQLHSIKLEYVVDQLTMLEHRIRACYHKYLNFNVDTLMWMMVVDASFLLEFLQVYTIQDETMIVSFSSRMSHLVDYGGRKLAHNAILKDIVMLENQIPLFILRKMLEFKFESIELADDMLISMFIGLYKEISPFKMVEHDYLDIVVSECSHLLDFLYYMIVPKFEEQSDIIIELENRNNNKEENEKSYGNYLKIFLCEVWRLLSKLTSTLTRSFKKIMQFRAMKVFTWLPWTIISNLPGMGIIKQPVEYYFFSEEKEVNKAENENLNSEDIINKSLLMDEIAIPSITELSKSGVSFVATKGDISTICFDVKTTTLYLPSIGLDINTKVFMRNLVAYEASTASGPLVFARYIELMNGIIDTEDDARILREKGVILNHLKSDQELANLWNGMNKSIKLTRVPFLDKVIEDVNQHYNGKVSIKVWKLVKVYVFASWQFLIFLAVVFLLFLMSLQVFCSFYRCNARNRVKEIR, from the coding sequence ATGTCTTATGACTTCAAAACCAATTTTGATGAGCTTGAGTGGGTGATTAAAATACGTGACATCCTTAATAAAGAACTTGATGATAATGAGGAATTATTTGTGTCCATTTTCAATGTTCCTAAGTCACTTATGGCTAGTGATCCAGATTCTTATATTCCTCAACAAGTTGCAATTGGACCTTACCATTTTTGGCATCAAGAGCTTTATGAAATGGAGAGATATAAGATTGATTCAGCAAAAAGATTTCAAAACCAATTACATAGTATCAAGCTAGAATATGTTGTTGACCAATTGACAATGTTAGAACATAGGATTAGAGCATGTTACCATAAGtacttaaattttaatgttgataCATTAATGTGGATGATGGTTGTTGATGCTTCATTTTTGTTAGAATTTCTTCAAGTTTATACTATTCAAGATGAAACTATGatagtaagtttttcatcaagGATGTCACATTTGGTTGattatggaggaagaaaattagCTCATAATGCAATCTTGAAGGATATAGTAATGCTTGAAAATCAaatccctttatttattttgagaaagATGTTGGAGTTCAAATTCGAGTCAATTGAATTGGCTGATGACATGTTGATTTCCATGTTTATAGGATTGTATAAAGAGATTTCTCCTTTTAAAATGGTAGAACATGACTATTTGGATATTGTTGTTTCTGAGTGTTCGCATCTACTAGATTTTTTGTATTACATGATTGTGCCTAAATTTGAAGAACAGTCAgatataataattgaattagaGAATCGAAACAACAATAAGGAAGAGAATGAAAAATCTTATGGGAATTATCTTAAGATATTCCTATGTGAAGTTTGGAGGTTGCTTTCAAAATTGACTTCAACATTAACAAggtcatttaaaaaaatcatgcaATTTAGAGCAATGAAAGTTTTCACTTGGTTACCTTGGACAATCATTTCTAACCTTCCTGGAATGGGAATAATAAAGCAACCAGtcgaatattattttttctctgaAGAAAAAGAAGTTAACAAAGCAGAAAATGAGAATTTAAACTCAGAAGATATCATTAACAAATCACTTTTAATGGATGAAATCGCGATTCCTTCGATTACCGAACTCTCAAAATCCGGTGTTAGTTTCGTAGCTACTAAAGGAGACATATCAACTATTTGTTTTGATGTGAAAACAACAACACTTTACCTTCCATCGATTGGTTTAGACATAAACACAAAAGTGTTCATGAGAAATTTAGTTGCTTATGAAGCATCGACTGCATCAGGTCCATTGGTTTTCGCGCGTTATATTGAGCTAATGAATGGAATCATAGACACCGAGGATGATGCAAGGATTCTTAGAGAAAAAGGGGTTATTTTGAACCATTTAAAGAGTGATCAAGAGTTGGCTAATTTGTGGAATGGAATGAACAAGTCCATTAAATTGACAAGGGTGCCATTCTTGGATAAGGTCATTGAGGATGTTAACCAACATTATAATGGTAAAGTGAGTATCAAAGTTTGGAAGCTCGTGAAGGTTTATGTGTTTGCTTCATGGCAATTTCTTATATTTCTTGCTGTTGTTTTTCTCTTGTTCTTGATGTCCTTGCAAGTCTTTTGTTCTTTCTATAGATGCAACGCTAGAAATCGTGTCAAGGAGATTAGATGA
- the LOC101508190 gene encoding amino acid transporter AVT6A, giving the protein MTIGNLAPKTDKKKSSRKNKSVVVSENAPLLPKSHESDSGFDDFNGASFSGAVFNLATTIIGAGIMALPATLKQLGLVPGLVAIVLMAFLTEKSIELLIRFTRAGKSVSYAGLMGDSFGKYGKAFAQICVIVNNIGVLIVYMIIIGDVLSGTSSSGEHHYGILEGWFGVHWWTGRTFVVLLTTVAIFAPLASFKRIDSLRFTSALSVALAVVFLVIAVGISVVKIISGGISMPRLFPVVTDATSIFNLFTVVPVFVTAYICHYNVHSIDNELEDSSQMQGVVRTALGLCSSVYLMISFFGFLLFGEDTLDDVLANFDTNLGIPFGSLLNDAVRISYAAHLMLVFPVVFYPLRLNIDGLLFPKSKPLVLDNFRFTSITISLIGVIFLGANFIPSIWDAFQFTGATAAVCIGFILPAAITLRDRYNIATKSDKVLCVIMIVLAVFSNIVAIYSDAYALIKVNKTSRE; this is encoded by the exons AGACAGACAAGAAGAAATCATCAAGGAAGAACAAATCAGTTGTTGTTAGTGAGAATGCACCTTTATTGCCTAAAAGTCATGAAAGTGATTCTGGTTTTGATGATTTCAATGGAGCTTCATTTTCTGGTGCTGTTTTCAACTTAGCAACAACAATTATTGGTGCTGGAATCATGGCTTTGCCTGCAACTTTGAAACAGTTGGGTTTGGTTCCTGGTCTTGTTGCTATTGTTTTGATGGCTTTTTTGACTGAAAAGTCAATTGAGCTTTTGATAAGGTTTACAAGGGCAGGGAAATCTGTTTCATATGCTGGTTTGATGGGTGATTCCTTTGGGAAATATGGAAAAGCTTTTGCACAGATTTGTGTTATTGTTAATAACATTGGTGTGCTCATTGTTTACATGATTATAATTG GTGACGTGCTTTCTGGAACATCTTCAAGCGGAGAACATCACTATGGTATACTTGAAGGATGGTTTGGTGTGCACTGGTGGACCGGGAGGACATTCGTCGTCCTTCTTACAACAGTTGCTATATTTGCGCCCTTGGCAAGCTTTAAACGAATTG ATTCGTTGAGATTCACATCGGCCCTTTCCGTTGCACTGGCAGTTGTTTTTCTCGTCATTGCTGTGGGAATTTCTGTTGTCAAGATTATTAGCGGAGGCATTAGCATGCCAAGACTCTTCCCAGTTGTTACTGATGCAACATCAATCTTTAACCTATTCACTGTGGTTCCTGTGTTTGTGACTGCATATATCTGCCATTACAATG TTCACAGCATAGATAATGAACTTGAGGACTCGTCACAGATGCAAGGTGTTGTGCGTACCGCCCTTGGTCTATGCTCATCCGTGTACCTAATGATAAGCTTCTTCGGGTTCCTTCTATTTGGTGAAGATACTCTTGATGACGTGCTTGCCAATTTCGATACCAATCTCGGAATCCCTTTCGGTTCTTTGCTCAATGATGCCGTTCGTATTAGCTATGCTGCACACCTCATGCTTGTATTTCCAGTTGTCTTTTATCCATTGCGACTCAACATCGACGGTCTTCTCTTCCCTAAATCAAAGCCTTTGGTTTTGGATAACTTCAGATTTACATCAATCACTATTTCCCTTATTGGTGTTATCTTCTTGGGAGCAAATTTCATTCCTAGCATTTGGGATGCTTTCCAGTTCACCGGAGCAACTGCCGCAGTATGTATAGGATTCATCCTTCCAGCTGCCATCACTCTTAG GGATCGCTACAACATCGCTACTAAATCAGACAAAGTTCTATGTGTCATCATGATAGTCCTCGCAGTCTTCTCAAACATTGTGGCTATATACAGTGACGCCTATGCCTTGATTAAGGTGAACAAAACTTCGCGCGAATGA